In Chlorocebus sabaeus isolate Y175 chromosome 2, mChlSab1.0.hap1, whole genome shotgun sequence, the genomic stretch TGCACTCAGGGGAGAAGCCTTTCAAGTGCGAGTTCTGCAACGTCCGCTGCACCATGAAGGGGAACCTCAAGTCGCACATCCGCATCAAGCACAGCGGGAATAACTTCAAGTGTCCGCACTGCGACTTCCTGGGTGACAGCAAAGCCACCCTCCGGAAGCACAGCCGCGTGCACCAGTCGGAGCATCCGGAGAAGTGCTCGGAATGCAGCTACTCCTGCTCCAGCAAGGCCGCCCTGCGCATCCACGAGCGCATCCACTGCACCGACCGCCCTTTCAAATGCAACTACTGCAGCTTCGACACCAAACAGCCTAGCAACCTGAGCAAGCACATGAAGAAGTTCCATGCGGACATGGTTAAGACTGAGGCTCTGGAGAGGAAGGACACGGGCAGGCAGAGCAGCCGGCAGGTGGCCAAGCTGGATGCCAAGAAGACTTTCCACTGCGATATATGCGACGCCTCCTTCATGCGGGAGGACTCACTCCGCAGCCACAAGAGACAGCACAGTGAGTACAATGAGAGTAAGAACTCGGACGTGACCGTCCTCCAGTTTCAGATCGACCCCAGCAAGCAGCCCGCCACGCCTCTCACTGTGGGACACCTCCAGGTACCCCTCCAGCCCAGCCAAGTGCCGCAGTTCAGCGAGGGAAGAGTCAAAATCATCGTCGGGCATCAGGTGCCACAGGCGAACACCATCGTCCAGGCTGCCGCCGCTGCAGTGAACATCGTCCCGCCTGCCTTGGTGGCCCAGAACCCAGAGGAACTCCCAGGGAACAGCCGGCTGCAGATCCTGCGCCAGGTCAGTCTGATCGCCCCCCCTCAGTCCTCGCGGTGTCCAAGCGAGGCGGGCGCAATGACCCAGCCGGCTGTCCTGCTGACCACTCACGACCAGACGGACGGAGCCACTCTGCACCAGACTCTCATCCCCACGGCCCCAGGTGGCCCCCAGGAAGGCTCTGGCAATCAGACTTTCATTACCAGTTCGGGTATTACTTGCACTGACTTTGAAGGCCTAAACGCCTTGATTCAGGAGGGGACAGCAGAAGTGACAGTGGTGAGCGATGGAGGCCAGAACATCGCAGTGGCCACCACTGCGCCGCCggtcctctcctcctcttcccagcAAGAACTACCCAAGCAGACCTACTCCATCATTCAAGGGGCAGCCCATCCAGCTTTGCTCTGTCCCGCTGACTCCATACCAGATTAGTGCTTAAAAGACAAAAGGAGTGGGGGAAAGgaattgagaaaaagaaatcataagtAGAATTCTCTAAAAGGTTTGCTcttcatgttttctttgtttcgttttgtttttgagacggagtctcgctctgtttcccaggctggagtgcagtggcgtgattttggctcactgcaatgtcagcctcccaggttcaagcgattctcgtgcctcagcctccggagtagctgggaccacaggtgtacgacaccatgactggctaatttttgtatatttgatagagacggggtttcatcatgttgaactcctgacctcaagtgatctgcccaccttagcctcccaaaagtgctgggattacaggtgtgagccaccatgcctggccgtggtttgctcttaatatttttaaggatGGCTGTGAATCTCCCTGGCCCCATAATAAATTGTAATTTTATACTgcttactataattttttttaacactgtAACAACTTTGAGACCACCTCTGGATCGTCACATCATACTGTTGTAGAATCTTAACTGTTACCAAGGTGATTCCAATGAGGGATTGGAATTAAATGCATTAAGTAGTGAATATATGTGTTTGTTTCCAACTTGATTTTCCAAGTCTGATAAAGGTTTTTGTCCATCTTATTAAATTTGTGTAGTAAATGGTACTTCGCAGCCTCTCTTTTGCCCCATTCTGGAATACTCCCCAGAGTTTGGGGGTATTCATGTTTTATACATGTAAGCCTGTTGGCATGAAGGACCATTTTCTACATAACGTGACATGGATACTTGACCCCCCAAAAACAAATGTTTAGTGCTAATGAGCAGCAAATGAATGGTTCCCTAATAAATTGATATCTGATTAAAATATACCGAATGTTAATGATTCTTTAGAGCCAAGGTGGGATTTGGGAATGATGGGGTGTGAGTCATTAGTCAAAAACAACCTGAAGCAGCAAAGGTTTTTAATCCTCTCATAAACGTCACACAGTCATCTTACCTCCTCCACAGTCACATTAAATAGATGTGGTACCTAACGTGATAAAGTGATCCATCTCACTGTCGTTTTCGTTTTGAAACCTCGGACTGACAATCCTGGCATTTCTGTTTAGATGCAAAAATGATCAAAGTTCCTACTAACAAGACAGAATTTTCTAGAATACCATTTTTGAGATGTTAATATCTGTGCAGAACCCAGATGAGTGGACTGAAAGAGTACCTAGATTTTTTCCAGAGCATAGGTTGTATTGAGAAGAGGAAAATTCAAATTGTGCGGTTTTCCGTTGAGATGCTGTTTGATCAGTAGGTGGTGCCAGAGAGCAAGCTAGAATCACCCATGTTTGTACCTTAAGCCATTCTCCAGTGTTGTAATACCACTCATTTCTGCTGTCAGCAAGGATTGGTGAGAAGGGGAGGTTACTCTTGCGACAGAAGCATATTTAGAATATTATCAGAATACTTAGATAcatttttaccacttttattcttctttctttgatCCGTAATATTTGAACACAATTTTGATGACTTGCTATATTATATTTgccataatttctttattttcctatcATCAATGATAATAGTGAGTTATTGGCTATGGTTTTtggtaagaaacagaaaaggctTGCAGTATACAATGTTagtgatttaaataattttgtcacTTTAAACTCACTGCTTACAACCCTTTAGAAACTGTTCTGCTTTTGAATTTCAGCTGGGAAACTTCCATTGTCCTGGTCCTATTttctacatctttcttttttcccacttttttcaaatgtaaaggattttttcctgattataatGTGTATTCAAGATAGAAactatgaaaaacagaatattactaggaaaaaaatagaagttactAATAATCAACCTTACTGTCCAGATACAAACTATACAGACTGTAACCATTTTGATGGACTTCcgatcaatctttttttttttttgagacagagtctcgcactgtcgcccagtctggagtgcggtgacgcgatctgggctcactacaagctccacctcctgggttcacaccattctcctgcctcagcctcccgagtagctgggactagaggcacccattaccatgcccggctaattttttgtatttttagtagagacggggtttcaccgtagccagaatggtctcgatctcctgacctcatgatctgcccacctcggcctcccaaagtgctgggattacgggtgtgagccaccgtgcccagcccgtaTCACTCTTTTTTAATgcttatgtatatatgttttctaCTCCAGTTATAAAGTTGTAGTTTAATTaagcataatatttttatattctatatttctttttgcaTCCTTAGATCTCTACCTACCAGCTGCcttccatatatatacatacacatacatacatacacatgcatggaCATGTACACACGTGCATATTTGATTTGTTGGTTGTTTTGTCTCTTTACAAACTACAACAGTAAAACTTATTCTTTGGAATAAATTACACACAGAACTGTACAAACACCAAGCCAACAACTTCCAGCCCCTCCATATTCTCACCCCATCCAAGGTAAGTAATGTTAGGTGCTCTGTATTCTTACCAATATACTCAAAAGATAACATAGAAAAGGTTTTCCTAGTTCTACAGTAATTGTATCATACTCTGCACATTTCTCTGCAACTTGCTTTGATTATTCCATCTATTGACAGTCCTGTGGGTCAACACAACTAGACctagtttttttaaacaaatgttacAGACATGCCAGGCTTTAGTCCGTCATCTTGCTATTATGATTACTAAGGTTGTTTGAGGAATAGTTTGCCATTACAAACTGCCCCAGTAAGCTTTCatattctgctcttttttttttttctgtaagtagATTCAAAAGAGTAAGTTTCATGGAGCTTCCATAGTTTGTACTTACATAAATATGGATTAATTTTCACAATGATAGTCTCATCCGTGATGTGGGCCTAACTACCTTTGGAAGTTTTGTCAATCTGCTGTGTGAAAATGGTTATCTGGCCTTCATGCACTCCCCTAGCTGGTGTTGTGGTCTGTGCTTTCTGAGACATCTCTGCATAGGCTGGTTGACCATGTGTGCTTCTCTCTTATGTGAACTTAGAACTTTTactccctcctttttctccttggcTGTTGGGAAGTTGGGAACACTAACCCGATGTCAGTCACACATTGCTGAGTTTCTTCCCCTCCTGTCATTGTGTTTTGACTTTACTTGTGGGGCTGTCACCATATAAAAATGACTGTCTTTTTCTGTGGTTAGATGCTCCTGTCGCTTCATTTGTGGCACCTGTATTTTCTAAGAACATCCATCCTTCCCCTGAGATTAAATTGGTTTTCCCTTTAGTGTTTTTcctgcttgcttgtttgtttttcgttGGCTCCTTGCTGCagccagaattcttttttttttttccttttcttttttttttttttttcttgttttgagacagagtctggctctgtcgcccagcctggagtacagtggcgcgatctcagctcactgcccgctctgcctcccaggctcaggcgattctcctgcctcagcctcccaagtagctgggatcacaggtgtgtgccaccgtgcctggctaatttttatatttttagtagagatgagatttcaccacgttggccatgctggtctcaaactcctggcctcctgtgatctgcccacctcagcctcccagagtgctgggattacagctcaTGCCCAGAACTCATATTTATATGTTATGATGAACAAGTTTGACTGTCTGCTTATGCCAGaaccatttgttaaatattattttcctgaaaACTGAAATCCTAATTTAACTCATGTAGCTAAAGTTCACAAATATACTTCCAGAAGTTCTTTATTCTGGAAGATTAGAGATCTGAGATTCCAGAAGATGATCTGGCTTGCTAACGTCACTTATTTGATCATATTAGCATTAAGGTAAGCTTAATCTTTTAGACTTACAAAGCTTCCCCCAgctattattttccaaaattttcttaGCAATTCttagatatttattcttccaaaggAACTGTTATTTTATCCAGTACCTAAAccacccccaccaaaaaagaaaatcttttgaaattttttattgaaattgcATCAGTATTTTATATGAACTTATCAAAAGAATGACTATgaaaatattaagtcttctacCCAAAAACCTTTAACTCCTATTGTAAACATTATTCCGTCAAATTATGTagtctatttttattatataaggtctgtgtttcttttttttgagatgaagtctcgctgtgtcacccaggctggagtgcagtggcgcaattttggctcactgggttcaagcgattctctcacttcagcctcttgagtagctggaattataggcgcctgccactattcctggctaatttttgtgtgtgtatttttactagagatggggtttcgccatgttggccaggctggtcttgcactcctggcctcaagtgatccgcctgcctcggcctcccaaagtgctgggattacaggagtgagccaccgtgcccggccctgtgttttttaattattcCATAATTTTATCATAATTGTGAATaggaatttttgtatttgttgcagacatcaagaaaagccaaaatagactaTATTTgtctatattaaagaaaaattctcaGTAATGAATTGTATTTATTAGAAATCCTTGGTCTCTGataaatatgatttataattATCTGATATagtcttttattttcatattgttttatcTCTTCCCTTAGAATATTTTTActacttattttgttttcttgtcctGTTGCTTTAGCCAGAACCTCCAAACAACGCTAATACAGCTGGCATCCTTGCCGTGATTCCTAATTCTAACTTTAGAATTTTCCAATGTAATATACACCACTCCTTTGGATAATGGTTTTTATATACTTAGGTCATTTTCTTCTGCTCCAGTTTTCACTCAGAgtgaaatcgcttgaacccaggaggtggaggcggcagtgagccaaaattgcgctgctgcactccagcctgggcgacagagcgcaactccatctcaaaaaaaagaaacacagaccttatataataaaaatagactAAATAATTTGACTGAATAATGTTTACAATGGAGTTGAATAAAGGTTTTTGAgtagaagacttaatattttcATAGTCATTCTTTTGATAAGTTCATATAAAATACTGATGCAATTTCACTTATCAGGGTTGcttgctgaattttatcaaatatcttCTTAAAATCGTTAGCCATAAGTATTTAGGTTTTGCACTTAAATATGTTGACACAGTGAATTCGTATAGCATATACCCTGGTATGTTAAGtcaccttgcattcctggaacaAATCCTCTTGGTCATGTTGAATTATTCTTCCAAAACACTGCTGGATTTCGTTTTCTAATATCTTACCTGGAAGTTTTACAACTCTAGCCATTTGCTGCGTAATGGcattttggtcaacaacagacTGCATATTACAATGGTGATCTCATAATAATAATGGAGCTGAAACATTTCTATTGCCTACTGATatcttgatgatcctgaccctgcaTAGGCTGAGGCTagtgtgcatgtttgtgtcttagtttttttttttgtctttttgtttttttgtttttaagttgaaaaagtaaaagaaaaacaaaatagaaaaggcTTATAGAAtcaggatataaagaaagaatatttttgtacagttgtacaatGCTTGTGTTTTCAGCtgagtgttattacaaaagactTTGATAAGAGTCAAAATCTTTATAATTAATACAtgtataaagttaaaaagttacaatAAGCTATACTTAATTTACTactgaagaaagaattttttaataaatttagagtagtctaagtgtacagtgtttttaAGGTCTGCAGTAGTACATAGTCATGACCtaagccttcacattcactcaccactcacccaCTGAcccacccagagcaacttccaatcctgcaagctccattcatgataAGTGTCCTAAACAGGTGTaccatatttttatcttttataccatatttttactgtacttttgttttgttttgtttttgagatagggtcttactctgtcacgcaggctggagtgcagtggcacaatcacagctcacctcactgcagtctttacctccccaggctcaggtgatcctcccacctcagcctaccaagtagctgggaccacaggcatgtaccacgacgtatttttttgtagagatgggtgttggcatgctgcccaggctggtcttgaactcctgggctcaagtgatctacccacctcagcctcccaaagtgctgggattacaggcacgagccaccagcCTGGGCTGccgtgccttttctatgtttagttaTATTTAGATAGACaagtacttaccattgtgttaccaTTACCTACAGTACTCAGCACATTCACGTGCTGTATGGATTTCTAGCCTGGGAACCATAGACTACGCCGTATTTCTCAGAATGGATCCCTGTTGATAAGTGGCAACGactgtatacacatacatgcagctggtctctagttttcttttttagtgctatctctgatttttgcttgtttcttacacaactctaaaaataaattggaGCTTGTGCAACTCTAAAAATACCCTGgagctcttctcttctttttcggTGACCTGCTATAGTTTGACTATCTCAGAAATTATCTGTTCTGTTATCTTGGCTGATAGTCTTTTTCATTGTGACGTTCTTAACAAACTTCCcaattattttctgtaattacTGATCTGTTCAGGTTGTATATCTTATCTGGATCAGTTTTAGTAGTTTatatttagcaaaagaaaaaaaatcatttactctGCTCTAAATTTTCAATTATGTGGCCCTATGATTccatttaactttctttttaaaatattttaataactttggCATTTGGGGGTCCATCACCTTTCTTGTTACTACTGGTTTTggggtttccttttttattgttgtatttttagtcttCTACTTAGCATGCTAAGGGTTTACTTATTTAGTCATTTGTATTAAAGTAAAAGTAgcacttttgcttttatttatttctctaccCCTCccccatttcattcatttcagctttcagctttttttttttttttttttttttttgagacagagtctcgctctgtcacccaggctggagtgcagtggcgtaatctcggctcactgcgagctccgcctcctgggttcaagcgattctcctgcctcagcctcccgagtagctgggactacatatgtgcaccaccacacccagctagtttttttgtattttttgtagagatggggtttcaccatgttgaccaggatggtctcgatctcttgacctcgtgatccacccactttggcctcccaaagtgctgggattacaggtgtgagccactgcgccgggcctcaacttttattttaataattctttcccctgcttttctttcattttattttgttattctaaTTTCATATATTAAGTTCACTTATTCAGTCTTTAGCAATAACAATATTTAAAGCTATATATTTTCCATTATGCATTCACCTgtgttaaaagataattttttgagTTAAAATCATGACTGTCATACAAATATAAGATTAGCACATGTCaagtatttaattcattaattaaaggAGGAATCAGTAAGATACAACAGGCTCAAAGGAGAATCAACAAATGCATGATTACATAGGCAATCAGGAATGCTGAAATAAATTCACCAACAGATGCAAAACTGGTCACTATCTCCACAGTAGTAATCAGTTGCATTCCATTAAACGAAATCTGTTTGCAGTGCTGTGGATGAGTTATTTGAAATACTATCTGTTTCTGTAACCTGCAAAGTTgtaaaatggccaggcacggtggttcacgcctataatctcagcactttgggaggccaaggcaaaaggatcacatgagtccaagcattccagaccagcctgagcaacataggggagaccctgtctctacaaatactataaaaaaaaaaaaaattggctgggcgtgctggtgtgcacctgtagtcccagctactctagaggctgagattggaggatcacttgatctggggagattgaggcttcagtgagctgtgataatgcgccaccgcactctagccttggtgacagagtgagaccgtgtctaaaaaaaaaataaaactaaagtgtGAAATAGCTCAAAACCATTAAAGGGCACTAACCTCTATAGAAGCAGATAATCCAGAACCGGGAACTGACAGGAtaccctgtcttttttttgtttgttttgagacggattctcactctgtcacccaggctggagtgctgtggcctgatctcggctcactgcaagctccgcctcccaggttcacgccattctcctgcctcagcctcccgagtagctgggactacaggcgcccgccaccaggcccagctaatttttttgtatttttagtagagacgggatttcactatgttagtgagaatggtctcgatctcctgacctcgtgatctgcccgctctggcctcccaaagtgttgggattacaggtgtgagccaccgtgctcggctgaTATCCTGTAATCTTTATTGCCTACAAAATCATTCAAAAATTTTCCTTATATCCATCCCCATAAACTTTTATATGACGTGCCCTTCTTTCCATAAACTTCTAGACTTTGTTATTTCAGTTTTAGGGATGGTTAGTTGGTTGCTTTGAAGGGGATAGGACCAGAATCCAGGGGTTATATAAAGGTACGTTTCCTATTTTGCAAGTACGGACATATTTCGGAGATATTGTGAGTctggttccagaccaccacaataaagcaaatatcacagtGAAGTGAgtcacacatattttttaatttcccagtgcatataaaagttatgtttattcTATACTAAAGTCTATTAAGGGCACAATAGCATTGtgacttttaaaagtatatacttaaatttaaaaatactatgttGCTAAAAATTGCTGACAATCAtatgagccttcagcaagttgcAGTCATTTTGCTGATAAAGGATCTTCCTCAATGCcaatggctgctgactgatcagggttgtggttgctgaaggttggggtaactgtagtaatttattaaaataagacaacaacaaagtttgccacatcaatggactcttcctcttttttgcctttttttttttttttttttttttttaagacggaatctcgctgtgtcacccagggtgcagtgcaatggcgcgatctcagctcactgcaagctctgcctcctgggttcaagcgattctcctgcctcagcctcctgagtagctgggactacaggtgcgccccaccatgcccagctaatttttatatgtttagtagagtcggggtttcaacatgttggtcaggctggtctcaaactcctaactttgtgatcagcccgcctcggcctcccaaaatgctgggattacaggtgtgagccatcgcacctggcctcttttttgccttttttggtataaatttaaggggtacaagtgcgtgcagttttgttacatggatatattgcatagaggtgaaatctgggcttttaatgtaaccatcacccaaataatgtacattttaccCATTAagcaatttgtgtgtgtgtgtgtgtgtgtgtgtgtgtgtgagatggagtttcactctgtcacctagg encodes the following:
- the ZFP64 gene encoding zinc finger protein 64 isoform X2; amino-acid sequence: MNASSEGESFAGSVQSGTTVLVELTPDIHICGICKQQFNNLDAFVAHKQSGCQLTGTSAAAPSTVQFVSEETVPATQTQTTTRTITSETQTITVSAPEFVFEHGYQTYLPTESNENQTATVISLPAKSRTKKPTTPPAQKRLNCCYPGCQFKTAYGMKDMERHLKIHTGDKPHKCEVCGKCFSRKDKLKTHMRCHTGVKPYKCKTCDYAAADSSSLNKHLRIHSDERPFKCQICPYASRNSSQLTVHLRSHTGDAPFQCWLCSAKFKISSDLKRHMRVHSGEKPFKCEFCNVRCTMKGNLKSHIRIKHSGNNFKCPHCDFLGDSKATLRKHSRVHQSEHPEKCSECSYSCSSKAALRIHERIHCTDRPFKCNYCSFDTKQPSNLSKHMKKFHADMVKTEALERKDTGRQSSRQVAKLDAKKTFHCDICDASFMREDSLRSHKRQHSEYNESKNSDVTVLQFQIDPSKQPATPLTVGHLQVPLQPSQVPQFSEGRVKIIVGHQVPQANTIVQAAAAAVNIVPPALVAQNPEELPGNSRLQILRQVSLIAPPQSSRCPSEAGAMTQPAVLLTTHDQTDGATLHQTLIPTAPGGPQEGSGNQTFITSSGITCTDFEGLNALIQEGTAEVTVVSDGGQNIAVATTAPPVLSSSSQQELPKQTYSIIQGAAHPALLCPADSIPD
- the ZFP64 gene encoding zinc finger protein 64 isoform X1 — encoded protein: MNASSEGESFAGSVQIPGGTTVLVELTPDIHICGICKQQFNNLDAFVAHKQSGCQLTGTSAAAPSTVQFVSEETVPATQTQTTTRTITSETQTITVSAPEFVFEHGYQTYLPTESNENQTATVISLPAKSRTKKPTTPPAQKRLNCCYPGCQFKTAYGMKDMERHLKIHTGDKPHKCEVCGKCFSRKDKLKTHMRCHTGVKPYKCKTCDYAAADSSSLNKHLRIHSDERPFKCQICPYASRNSSQLTVHLRSHTGDAPFQCWLCSAKFKISSDLKRHMRVHSGEKPFKCEFCNVRCTMKGNLKSHIRIKHSGNNFKCPHCDFLGDSKATLRKHSRVHQSEHPEKCSECSYSCSSKAALRIHERIHCTDRPFKCNYCSFDTKQPSNLSKHMKKFHADMVKTEALERKDTGRQSSRQVAKLDAKKTFHCDICDASFMREDSLRSHKRQHSEYNESKNSDVTVLQFQIDPSKQPATPLTVGHLQVPLQPSQVPQFSEGRVKIIVGHQVPQANTIVQAAAAAVNIVPPALVAQNPEELPGNSRLQILRQVSLIAPPQSSRCPSEAGAMTQPAVLLTTHDQTDGATLHQTLIPTAPGGPQEGSGNQTFITSSGITCTDFEGLNALIQEGTAEVTVVSDGGQNIAVATTAPPVLSSSSQQELPKQTYSIIQGAAHPALLCPADSIPD